Proteins encoded in a region of the Halosimplex halophilum genome:
- a CDS encoding amphi-Trp domain-containing protein: protein MAKELEELDMTRDEAADKLESIAADLRGDGSFDVNVNNRTVHLAPPDEIGMEIGVREMSSLLRGSREAFTVKLDWKPE from the coding sequence ATGGCGAAAGAGCTGGAAGAACTGGACATGACCCGCGACGAGGCCGCCGACAAGCTGGAGTCGATCGCCGCGGACCTGCGCGGCGACGGCTCCTTCGACGTGAACGTGAACAACCGCACCGTCCACCTCGCGCCGCCGGACGAGATCGGCATGGAGATCGGCGTCCGCGAGATGTCGTCGCTGCTGCGGGGCAGCCGCGAGGCGTTCACCGTCAAACTCGACTGGAAACCGGAGTAG